Below is a window of Streptomyces sp. WMMB303 DNA.
GGGGTGGGCGGGGTACTGGTGGGCGAGCACGCAGGAGGCGATGTGCCGGGCCGCGTCGTAGAGGGGTGCGTTGTACTCCAGCGTGATGGGCGTCATGTCGGGGACGGTCAGCACATGGTCTTCGCCTGCCCCCACCTTCTCCGGGTTCTTGGGGGCGACTCCGTACGCCTGCCGCAGTGCCTCGCGCACGGTGCTGGTCAGCGAGCGGTGGTGGTTGCGCAGGGCGTCTTTGGCCCGTTCCCGGTCGTTGGGGCTCAGGTGCCCGGCGTACGACTCGAAGCGCTGGCCGTTGAGGATGAAGTCGACGATGACGAGCCGCTGGAACTTGTCGTACATGTCCCGGGTGAAGTGCGCGGGCACCCAGGCGACGGTGCGGATCTCGTCGTGGTCGGGCTTGTTCTTGCACCGCATGATGCGATCCCGGCTCTCCGCGTCGCCGTAGACGTCGTCGAACGGCACGTCGACGATCAGGCGCCAGATGCCGGGCTGGCGGGGCGTTACCTGGTCGTCGGTGAGGGTGTTGGGGTCGGCGAGGTTCCCGAAATGGACTTCGAGGGAGCGCCGGGAGCCGCGCCACACCAGGTTGAGCTGATCATCCAACTGCCCCTCGGTGACGCCGAGTTCCTCCCACAGCAGGCGTTTGACCAGAGCGCGGCGGTTGTTCGGGTTGTTGTTGGTCTGGGCGCGGGTGATGACGGACTCGTAGTCGACGCCGATCAGCTCGAGCGTGACTCCCGCGTCGGGGCCCTCGGTGTACTTGATCTCCGGGAAGGCGTTGGCCCACTCCTTGACCTTCTTGGCGACTTCCTTCGCCTCGAATCCCCGCACCCGGGAAGTGATCACACCGTGGTTGAGCGCCGTGAGTCGCTTGACGGTGAGATTCTGGAACGCCGGCACCGACGGCACCAGGGCCGACAGCAACAGTGTGCCGATCAGCCTGTTGTCCGTGATGCAGGCTTCCACCCGCTCCCGCAGCTCGGACTCCATGGCCTCGGCGTCACGCCGGTAGGCCTCCAGATCGTTGTCCCGGATGTCGTGCTGACTCAGCAGATACGGCAGGATCTGGTTCTTGTACAGATCCTGCGCGGTCCGGAACTGTTCGCGGAGCGTCTGGGTGAAGGGGTCACTGCCGCCCCGGTAGAGCACCTCATACAGGTCACCGAGCGGCACGAGCTGCCCCAGCGGCAGGGTGTCCCGCTGGTCGTAGAGCATCTGCCCCATGAGCTTGAGCCCGGTGCGGGAGCGGGAGAGGGCTTCGGCGACCCGGACCAGGGTGTCCATGAAGGCCGGCGAGAAGGGGAAGGCGCGGCGGAACGCGGCCTCGTCGGCCGCGGTGATGTCGGTGCTGGAGCCCAGCAGTTCGTCCCAGACATCGGGCTTGACCCGCTTGATGTTGGCGAACGCCGTATCGACCCGCGCCTGCGCGTCGGGGACGTCCGTACGGGCCTTCAGCAGGCGCTCGTGGGCGATGGCGGGAAGGTCGCTGTCCGGCAGCCGGATCGTACGGAACCGGTCGTCGGCGAGCGAGAGGGTGTCCTGGATCGACACCTCGGCGGAGCCCATGACCGCTTCGTCGCCCACCAGGTCGCGCAGGTCCCGCTGGCGGGCGATGAAGGAGATGACCGGGATGGCACGGCGGGCGTCGCTGCCCTCCACGAAATTCGTGATCTTCGCGGCCTGCTCGGAGACGAACTGCTGGTCCCTGATGTGGTTGGCCAGCCACAGGATCAGCTCGTCGAGGAAGAGGACCAGCGCGTCGTATCCCAGCGACTTGGCGTGCGCGGCGATGATGCCGAGGCCGCGGTCGAGGGAGACGAACGCCTGCCGGTCCTCTGCCGTGTCCTGGAAGAGCCCCTTGAACCAGGTGCCGAGCGCGTCGGAGATCAGCTTCGCCCGCATCCCGCCGGGGGTGACCGGCTCACGGTGCCATTGCGGATCCTCCTCGTTGAGCACCTCCGGATCGGTCTGCTCGGCCGCCAGCGCCGCGTCCAGCTTCTGAGTCGTCCAGAACGACGCGTCCCCCCACTTGTCCTGGACGTCCCCTCCGGGGAGCCCGTCGATGAACGCCTCGTCCCCCATTCGCTGCCGGTGGTCGCGGATGCTCTCCAGGAGCGCGTCCGCACGGTAGACCTGCGGGATCGGGGCCTCGGGGTGCTGCCGGCGCACATGCTCGACGTACCCGCCGAGCACCTTCTGCTCCAGGGACTTGCCGTCGAGCATGTGGAAAGGCAGCAGCAAGCACCGTGTCTCCCGCACCCAGCCGTGCTCCCGCATGGCCCCGGCGAAGCCCTCCAGTCCGCGCACCCGCAGAGCGGCCTGCTCCTGGATACCGAGCAGTGCCGCCAACACCGCCATGAAATGGGACTTACCGGACCCGAAGGAGCCGTGCAGAAAGGCCGCCTTCGAGCTGCCGCTGCTCAGCGCGGACTCGATCACGGCCAGCGCCTCGCCGAACCGGTCCACCAGCTTGTCCGTCAGGACGTACGCCTCGAGCGCCTTGTCCAGCTCGGCACCGCTGCCCAGCGCCTCCGTGAGCTTCAGGACGTAACTCTCGTGAGTCATCGTCCTGGGGATGTTGATGACCTCACGCAGCAGGGGCTGGGAGGGCTGAGCCATCACGTACTCCTCGTCTGTCCCGTATCCGGTGGTCCCATGTGCCTGCGCGGGCACCCGCCCGGACCCACGGCATGCGCACCCCGCGCGCCCACCCGTCGTCCGGTTCGGGCGAACGGGCACCAATACCCCCGTGTCACCCGAACACCCCAGCGTAACGCGTGGAGGGCAAGGGGTTGCTGAAAGTTCCCCGACTCCCGGCGCAGGGCCGTAGCTACTGACCGGCGCCGCCGGTCTCGACGTGAGCAACGTCGGCCTCGGCAGTCCGGGCGGCCTCCGGCTCCGCCGCCACGCCGGTGGGCGCCTCGGCGGCCTCCCTTACCTGTTTCGCCCGCTTCGCCCGCTTTGGAGCGACCCGCTTCGCCGCCTTCCGCACCGGCTTCGCGGGGCGCCAGGCACGCAGCTCGTCCGTGGTGACCGCGAACGCGTGCTCCTGCTGCCACTCCGCCAGCGCCTCCTCGTACACACCCTCCTCGCCCGGGTGCCACTTCTTCACCCAGGGCAGCAGCTCCAGCAGCCCGGCCAGGTACGGGATGAAGTCCTCCCGCTCCCAGTTCCCGGAGTACTCGCGGGCCGCGATGGTCTCGGTCAGGGCGACAGCCTGCTCCTCATGATTCCAGCCGCCCCACCCCAGCACCTCGATCGCGGGGCTCAGAGTGCGGCTGTAGGAGATGAAACGCTCCTTCGGTACGTCCAGGCCACCCCGCTGCGCCCCGTAGGAGTCCCTGCGGAAATCCTTCGTCGTGTACTTCGGCGGAACGGGAGTCTCCTTGCGGATGCGCAGAGCCTCCTCGTGGTCACCCGCCGCCGTTGCGGCGTCCTCGGCCCGCTGCTTCCCCCACACCTTCTCCCACACATACCGCTTCTTCTCCAGCGCCGCCTCCTGATAGCGCAGCGCGGCGAGGAAAGGCACATGCTGGTCCTCGACCAGCTCCGGAACGACATCCGAGAGCTCCTTGCCCGGCGCGTAGAGAGCCGCGACGCCCGTGAACTCGGAGTCCGCACCCAGCTCGTCGACCAACTCCGGAATCGAGCGGGTACGCGGGCGCTCGACGCCGTCCGACGCCGTCTCGAACCACAGCTCCCGCCGCTCCATCCGCGACAGCAGCCACTCGCGGAGCGCCGCCTGCTGCTGGCTGCCCCACCCGTCGGTGAGCCACCGCCGCTTGTACTCGGGCCGCTCGATGAGCCCGATCACCGCCGAGTTCCCCATCGCCTTGAGCCGGCGCCGCACCACTTCCTTGTACAGCTCCGGCCAGCCCTCGGGGATGTCGATGATCCTGGTGGAGTTGTGCCGCCGGAACCACTCCGTCTTGGCCTCGCCCGACTCCACCTTGCGGCCCAAGTCGATCTCGAACGCCCGCTCCCCGAGCGCCAGCCCCTCGGGCGGGAGGGCGTCCACGGGCGCGGTGAGGTCCTCATGGAGCCCGTAGATCCCGTAGACCTCCCAGTCCAGCTCCTCCTGCACCGCGATCATCCGCGCACGGATCTGGTGCCATTCCGCTTTCGCTGAGGCGAGGGCTTCCGCCGTCGGCGGCTTCTCGGTATCACCCGCGACGGCCGCCAGGCTCACTTTTTGGAGCTGCTGCGCGAGGGAGTCGAGCTCCGTCGCGCGGGCGAGGGGGTAGGTGGCGGGGAGGGGGAATTCTTGGACGTTGGTGGCGTTGAATTGGTACCGAACCGTCCATTTCTCGGATTCCAGCCCCCGCTTGACACCGTTGCTGGGCTTGTCCTGGCACATCTGCTTGAGCCAGAAACAGGCGGTGGAGGAGTTGAGGAGACCAAGGAGTTGGAGGTGGTCTTCTTCGGTCGCCCCTTCGGGAAGCTTGATGACGGGGGCGGTGCGATTGAATACATTTCCGCCTCGATCCAGAATGAAATGATTATGGGTGGCAACCTCCGCAAAGGCGATCGTGAGTGGCGTACTCAGCTTCGACTTATAGAGTTCTTGCCATTCATACCAGGAAAGCCCCCGATTCGCCATCAAAGTACCGAATCTCTTTCGATTCCTGATGACACTCTTTCCCACACTCAAGAGTTTCTCGGCGCCGGGATCGTCGGAAATAGAAGCGACCTCGAACTCGTCACTATAAGTCCAGACGGCATCGAACACCGAAGCAGCACAGTGATCACGGACCGAATCACCAACAATCACCTGCTGGAGGCGACCAATACCTAGCCTTCGCCCAGCTCCATTTTTTGGCAGGAGATAAAGATCATCTTCACCCGTGACCGCAGTGATCCCAACCTTACCCCTGACACCTTTTTTCAACGAGATCTTGGCATTCCTTCTTATCTCGCTGATCGTCTCCAGACCGCCGTCCGCTAGAACCCATGGATGCTGCCCAAAACAATCTTCCCGATTCAAGTTGTCCACAGAAATCCACGTACCCGCGGACTTTCCTGCTCCGTCGATACACTCCACGATCTCCCGCCATACGTAACCATTGGCGGGATCATCAGGAATCTTCGGTTCACCCTGCACGCTCCGCACTGCCCGCACCGTCTTGGCGCCAAGCTTGGCTGACCTATTGCGCCCCACTACGATGACGGTGGGAGTACCGTGCCCCGGGATATACGCCCCAGAGGAGTCAATGACCTCGACCAAGTCAACGGAGCTCTTCAGATATCCCGCCACCAACTTCTCGCCGAACTCGCGCTTCATGAACGAGTTCGAAGTGATCTGACCAACGTAGCCCGACTGAACCCTGCCGTCTCCGGTCTCGTCACGCACCGCCAGTTCGAAAAATCGCTGCATGAAGGGAACAGACAGCACATATTTGCCGTGACAGACATTCCTGTACAAACGCCGATAGGTGTCTCGGAGACCCGCGTCTGCCACTCCGATGTACGGAGGGTTTCCCACGACTACGTGGTAGCGGCCAGGCTTGAGGATGTCCAGATGGTCGGCCACGTCTTCGGTGCCGAACCAGAACTCGTAGCCGGCCTCAGCGTCGCCTCCCTCCTCGAAGAGCCGCCCCTGCTGAGACTTCAACAGGGCATCCCCAGTGGCCACATGAAGCGGCCATGTGAAGTTGCCGGCCTTCTCCAGGTTCGAGATGCCCGCCGCTTTCAACGCTGCGATGATCAGTCGAAAACGGGCAATAGCCACCGCGTACGGGTTGATGTCCACACCATGCACGGCATTCAGCGCACCGGCAACCCGCTTGTGCACATCGTCGCTGGGCGCCTTCCTCTCCCACTCCGCCAAGATGCGGTGAAACGCACCCAGCAAGAAGTGGCCGGACCCGCACGTAGGATCGATCATCTTGACAACGTCGTACCCAATGTGACCCAGTGCCTTCTTCAGCGTACGGTCGAGAATGAACTCTTCGACGAATTCGGGCGTCTGGAGCAGCGCGTACTTGTCCTTGGCTTCCTCCGACAAATCCTGGTAGAGATCTCCAAGGAAACGCGTGTCCCACTCCTGGTCGCGAAAGTCATGGACGACATGAGTGCCGCCGTCCTCGCCTTCCTCATGCAAGCGCCAGAAGTCGATCAGCCGCTTCGCGCCCTCGTGTGAGAGGGGGATCTGCCACAGAGGGTTATGGCGGTCGAAGAGCATCCGGCCCGCTGGAGACTCGCCGATCTTCTCGAAGGCGGCGAGCAACCAGTCACGGTGCGTCCGCGCGGCGTCCTCGGCCATGAACTGGTCATGGCTCTCCTGCGCGTGAGTCTGGCGCATCGCGTCGGGACCCGTCAGGTACGGGGCCCGCAGCAGGAAGTTGTCCTCGCAGAACCGGACGAACACCGTGCCCAGCACCCAGGCCACAGCAGACTGAGTGACGCGCTCTCCGAGCCACTGCGGGGCAGCTGCCGAGGTCCTGCCCACCCTGAAGGCGGTTTCGTACTCAGTGAGCAAACGCTCTTTGGCCTCCGGCAGCCTCTCAAGCTGCTCCTTGAGGTCCTGCTCGACCTCGGCCACCCGCTTCTGCAAGTCCCTGAGCAGCCGCTCACGATTGATCACTGAGCCCACCAACAGTTGAGTTGTTCGGTCACTATGCGCGCCCCCGCACGCGAGCATCCATTGGAACATGAGACAGCCCCGTCTCTCTGCGGAGTGACGGGGCTGATACGCCGGGTAGGGGCCCGGTCAGACGCTGGTGCTCGCGTCTGTCTTCACCGCGCTCACGAACGCCGACCAGCCATCAAGCGGGAAGATCACCGCAGGACCATCAGGACGCTTACTGTCGCGCACCGGCATCACTCCGGGGTAGCCCTCAGCGATCTCGACGCAGTTGCCTCCCTCGGCGTTCGTGTACGACGACTTGCGCCATACAGCGCTGCTCAGATCGATTGCGGCACTCATGAATTCGCCCAGTCCTCCGCCACCGACTCGATCAAGGTGAGGGACGCCTCCGGCGGCAACGCGGCGGCCCTGGCCAGATCGTATGTCGCCTGGTAGCGCTCCACCACCGCTGGTTCTTCGACAAGCTGTCCGCTGTGCGGCCCCTCGGAGTAGACGAGCGGCGGAGCGTCCGCAAACGTCATGAATGAGAAGACGCCCAACATCAACATATGGGGACCCGCCGAGTATGGATGCACTTGCACCACAGCTCGTGGTGATCGGCCGACCTCCACCAGCCAGGAGAGTTGGTTCCGCATCACGTCTGGTCCGCCCACCGGCACACGCAAGGCCGCTTCGTGGACGATCTCCCACAACATAGGACCTGTTGAGTTTTTGAGGATCTCCTGGCGGTCCATCCTTACGCGGACGTTCTGCTCGATCTCATCCATAGATGCGTACGGCGACACTGTCTTCATCAACGCCCTCGCATACGCCTCCGTCTGCAACAGCCCCGGCACCAGCATCGGGGCGTACTCGCTGATCGTCTTGGCCCGCTGCTCCAGCTCCGCCGCGTCGGCGAAGTAGTCCGCGTGCTTCGACTTGCGGGCCAGCCGACACAGGCGCTGGAAGTACGTCCCGGTCCCGAACGCCTTGTCCAGCAGCTCGGACAGGTCCGGTTGGGGGCGGCGCGTGGCGGCCTCAAGCTGGCCGATGTAGGTGCCGGAGCAGAAGACCCGTTTGCCCAGGCTGTCCTGGGACCAGCCGCGTTCTTCTCGTTCTCGGCGCACCTCGGCGCCGTAGAACGCTTTCGGTGAGGTGTAGGGGTCCAGTTCCCGCTGTTCTGTCATGCCGCTCTCCTCGCGGTACCCGCCCCGCGCCCATGCCGGTGACCGATGATCAACGGTTGCCCGCAAACACGATGCTGCCAGGCAACCCCTACAGAGCGTAGCTCGTTCCCGCCACGCTGTGAGCATGAACCACAACATCCAACAACGCCCTTCCCCGGGC
It encodes the following:
- a CDS encoding helix-turn-helix transcriptional regulator, whose protein sequence is MTEQRELDPYTSPKAFYGAEVRREREERGWSQDSLGKRVFCSGTYIGQLEAATRRPQPDLSELLDKAFGTGTYFQRLCRLARKSKHADYFADAAELEQRAKTISEYAPMLVPGLLQTEAYARALMKTVSPYASMDEIEQNVRVRMDRQEILKNSTGPMLWEIVHEAALRVPVGGPDVMRNQLSWLVEVGRSPRAVVQVHPYSAGPHMLMLGVFSFMTFADAPPLVYSEGPHSGQLVEEPAVVERYQATYDLARAAALPPEASLTLIESVAEDWANS
- a CDS encoding phage resistance protein yields the protein MAQPSQPLLREVINIPRTMTHESYVLKLTEALGSGAELDKALEAYVLTDKLVDRFGEALAVIESALSSGSSKAAFLHGSFGSGKSHFMAVLAALLGIQEQAALRVRGLEGFAGAMREHGWVRETRCLLLPFHMLDGKSLEQKVLGGYVEHVRRQHPEAPIPQVYRADALLESIRDHRQRMGDEAFIDGLPGGDVQDKWGDASFWTTQKLDAALAAEQTDPEVLNEEDPQWHREPVTPGGMRAKLISDALGTWFKGLFQDTAEDRQAFVSLDRGLGIIAAHAKSLGYDALVLFLDELILWLANHIRDQQFVSEQAAKITNFVEGSDARRAIPVISFIARQRDLRDLVGDEAVMGSAEVSIQDTLSLADDRFRTIRLPDSDLPAIAHERLLKARTDVPDAQARVDTAFANIKRVKPDVWDELLGSSTDITAADEAAFRRAFPFSPAFMDTLVRVAEALSRSRTGLKLMGQMLYDQRDTLPLGQLVPLGDLYEVLYRGGSDPFTQTLREQFRTAQDLYKNQILPYLLSQHDIRDNDLEAYRRDAEAMESELRERVEACITDNRLIGTLLLSALVPSVPAFQNLTVKRLTALNHGVITSRVRGFEAKEVAKKVKEWANAFPEIKYTEGPDAGVTLELIGVDYESVITRAQTNNNPNNRRALVKRLLWEELGVTEGQLDDQLNLVWRGSRRSLEVHFGNLADPNTLTDDQVTPRQPGIWRLIVDVPFDDVYGDAESRDRIMRCKNKPDHDEIRTVAWVPAHFTRDMYDKFQRLVIVDFILNGQRFESYAGHLSPNDRERAKDALRNHHRSLTSTVREALRQAYGVAPKNPEKVGAGEDHVLTVPDMTPITLEYNAPLYDAARHIASCVLAHQYPAHPDLDPQREGFSVRSADVRTVFGYLRAASDEGVDTIEVKPKDRPLMTRLAGEAGLKLGTMHEARFQVGRHWEEHFGQKAGTRYEDKPIPVRDLLDWIDEPVPHGLDPMLANLVLCAYAERTDRVWTHHGGPVGAIDPAGLKPAYQLRAPERPDEETWHEALARAGDLCAVAPISQMRRARIIAEFSDRVRQQAGVLYRHAGPLVDALEQHASDLGLDPDSDEGRLATARRAAALAKDLTEADPHNPLAVINVLVGADVGDRAGQQRIGTSLASAKDVVEALTGTPWDTVYTFAQEAREPYATEIRVELDSLHGVARAEELTAQLKPALAKATRELTRIVRKANAAAPAPTPTSTGTAHSGTSAEDSRTAVVPAPNRFPPAPAAQTQDAPSGAAPVPAGQFEVDSVDAAGRLGAELSQTADVAPRTRIRVVWQVVEQP
- a CDS encoding DUF397 domain-containing protein → MSAAIDLSSAVWRKSSYTNAEGGNCVEIAEGYPGVMPVRDSKRPDGPAVIFPLDGWSAFVSAVKTDASTSV
- the pglX gene encoding BREX-2 system adenine-specific DNA-methyltransferase PglX, giving the protein MINRERLLRDLQKRVAEVEQDLKEQLERLPEAKERLLTEYETAFRVGRTSAAAPQWLGERVTQSAVAWVLGTVFVRFCEDNFLLRAPYLTGPDAMRQTHAQESHDQFMAEDAARTHRDWLLAAFEKIGESPAGRMLFDRHNPLWQIPLSHEGAKRLIDFWRLHEEGEDGGTHVVHDFRDQEWDTRFLGDLYQDLSEEAKDKYALLQTPEFVEEFILDRTLKKALGHIGYDVVKMIDPTCGSGHFLLGAFHRILAEWERKAPSDDVHKRVAGALNAVHGVDINPYAVAIARFRLIIAALKAAGISNLEKAGNFTWPLHVATGDALLKSQQGRLFEEGGDAEAGYEFWFGTEDVADHLDILKPGRYHVVVGNPPYIGVADAGLRDTYRRLYRNVCHGKYVLSVPFMQRFFELAVRDETGDGRVQSGYVGQITSNSFMKREFGEKLVAGYLKSSVDLVEVIDSSGAYIPGHGTPTVIVVGRNRSAKLGAKTVRAVRSVQGEPKIPDDPANGYVWREIVECIDGAGKSAGTWISVDNLNREDCFGQHPWVLADGGLETISEIRRNAKISLKKGVRGKVGITAVTGEDDLYLLPKNGAGRRLGIGRLQQVIVGDSVRDHCAASVFDAVWTYSDEFEVASISDDPGAEKLLSVGKSVIRNRKRFGTLMANRGLSWYEWQELYKSKLSTPLTIAFAEVATHNHFILDRGGNVFNRTAPVIKLPEGATEEDHLQLLGLLNSSTACFWLKQMCQDKPSNGVKRGLESEKWTVRYQFNATNVQEFPLPATYPLARATELDSLAQQLQKVSLAAVAGDTEKPPTAEALASAKAEWHQIRARMIAVQEELDWEVYGIYGLHEDLTAPVDALPPEGLALGERAFEIDLGRKVESGEAKTEWFRRHNSTRIIDIPEGWPELYKEVVRRRLKAMGNSAVIGLIERPEYKRRWLTDGWGSQQQAALREWLLSRMERRELWFETASDGVERPRTRSIPELVDELGADSEFTGVAALYAPGKELSDVVPELVEDQHVPFLAALRYQEAALEKKRYVWEKVWGKQRAEDAATAAGDHEEALRIRKETPVPPKYTTKDFRRDSYGAQRGGLDVPKERFISYSRTLSPAIEVLGWGGWNHEEQAVALTETIAAREYSGNWEREDFIPYLAGLLELLPWVKKWHPGEEGVYEEALAEWQQEHAFAVTTDELRAWRPAKPVRKAAKRVAPKRAKRAKQVREAAEAPTGVAAEPEAARTAEADVAHVETGGAGQ